From a single Streptomyces misionensis genomic region:
- the selA gene encoding L-seryl-tRNA(Sec) selenium transferase: protein MEQRVTPRAADAVGAKAATADVTVAKAGGPRGEGAAATGVKGDAGAGAVTGARGEAAGGAPRAGRSGDGPGGGDVRRRVPRTDVLLRDPRLAAAVERLGQAVVKAAVREAQQWARDGRVPPERVPETALGLLPGTASGLRPVINATGVLLHTNLGRAPLSDAARQAVAEAAGPTDVELDLTTGVRARRGRSALAALRERVPAAGDAHVVNNGAAALVLAATALAAGKEIVVSRGEMVEIGDGFRLPDLLVSTGARLREVGTTNRTTAADYADAIGPGTGFVLKVHPSNFRITGFTRSAEVGELAGLGVPVVVDIGSGLLAPHPALPEEPDAATQLRAGAALVTASGDKLLGGPQCGLLLGDRDLVRALARHPLARALRVDKLTLAALEATLSGPPTPTARALTADPAGLRARADRLAAELGAHGIDVRAVDSTATVGGGGAPGVELPSVALSLPEPYAAALRTGRLPVVGRLEAGRCLLDLRAVPPADDERLARAVRSAGTEGRRA from the coding sequence ATGGAACAGCGGGTGACACCGCGCGCGGCGGACGCGGTAGGCGCGAAGGCGGCGACGGCCGACGTGACGGTGGCGAAAGCGGGCGGCCCGAGAGGTGAGGGCGCCGCCGCGACGGGCGTGAAAGGCGACGCCGGGGCCGGTGCCGTGACGGGCGCGCGGGGCGAGGCCGCCGGTGGCGCGCCCCGGGCGGGGCGCTCCGGTGACGGCCCCGGCGGCGGCGATGTCCGTCGCCGGGTGCCCCGTACCGACGTCCTCCTGCGCGACCCCCGGCTTGCCGCGGCCGTGGAGCGGCTCGGGCAGGCCGTGGTGAAGGCCGCCGTGCGCGAGGCGCAGCAGTGGGCCCGGGACGGGCGGGTGCCACCGGAACGGGTGCCGGAGACCGCGCTCGGCCTGCTGCCCGGCACCGCGAGCGGACTGCGGCCGGTGATCAACGCGACCGGAGTGCTGCTGCACACCAACCTCGGGCGGGCCCCGCTGTCGGACGCCGCCCGGCAGGCGGTGGCGGAGGCCGCCGGGCCCACCGACGTGGAACTCGACCTGACCACCGGAGTACGGGCCCGCCGGGGCCGCTCCGCCCTGGCCGCGCTGCGGGAGAGGGTGCCGGCCGCCGGGGACGCCCATGTCGTCAACAACGGCGCCGCCGCCCTCGTCCTGGCCGCCACCGCGCTCGCGGCCGGCAAGGAGATCGTCGTCAGCCGGGGTGAGATGGTGGAGATCGGTGACGGCTTCCGCCTGCCCGACCTGCTCGTCTCCACCGGCGCCCGGCTCCGCGAGGTGGGGACGACCAACCGTACGACCGCCGCCGACTACGCCGACGCCATCGGACCCGGCACCGGGTTCGTGCTGAAGGTGCACCCCTCCAACTTCCGCATCACCGGCTTCACCCGCTCGGCCGAGGTCGGCGAACTCGCCGGCCTCGGCGTCCCCGTGGTCGTGGACATCGGCTCCGGACTGCTCGCCCCCCATCCGGCGCTGCCCGAGGAACCCGACGCCGCCACCCAGCTGCGCGCGGGCGCCGCCCTCGTCACCGCGAGCGGCGACAAACTGCTCGGCGGCCCCCAGTGCGGACTGCTGCTCGGCGACCGGGACCTCGTGCGCGCCCTCGCCCGGCATCCGCTGGCTCGCGCCCTGCGCGTGGACAAGCTGACCCTGGCCGCGCTGGAGGCCACCCTGAGCGGACCGCCCACCCCGACCGCCCGCGCGCTCACCGCCGACCCCGCCGGACTGCGGGCCCGCGCCGACCGGCTCGCCGCCGAACTCGGCGCCCACGGCATCGACGTACGGGCCGTGGACAGCACCGCCACGGTCGGCGGGGGAGGAGCGCCCGGCGTCGAGCTGCCCAGCGTGGCGCTCTCCCTGCCCGAACCGTACGCCGCCGCGCTGCGCACCGGGCGGCTCCCGGTCGTCGGACGCCTGGAGGCCGGCCGCTGTCTGCTGGACCTGCGGGCGGTGCCGCCCGCCGACGACGAGCGGCTCGCCCGCGCCGTGCGCTCGGCGGGCACCGAGGGGAGGCGGGCGTGA
- a CDS encoding MASE1 domain-containing protein, which yields MAAVVGIAELRRPGGYVVQVLAVAACYYGAGRLGLLRELSVESAVVTPIYPPTGVAVAALLILGIGCWPGITLGALGIILSLAPPGPDLVGILFGSTAAPVCAAILLHLARFRVDLSRFRDGLALVFLGALGAMTISATVGVGMLVLTGKLATHAFWPVWLAWWVGDAVGVLLVTPLLLLLRGVRLPPSFGRWKEATALALITCVLVPVAVYSSVSLLFLVYPLIIWAALRFQLAGSVLCALFTSVLASLAATEARGAFHGLSAIEVMAKLQAFNGAMALTALLMSALITEQRNTRRSVELACQELVEVLEHLTAGDVPVPRPPPGADGAGGAGGGRSRR from the coding sequence ATGGCTGCTGTGGTGGGTATCGCGGAACTGCGCCGGCCGGGCGGCTACGTCGTCCAGGTACTGGCCGTCGCGGCCTGCTACTACGGCGCCGGCCGGCTCGGGCTGCTGCGCGAGCTGTCCGTGGAGAGCGCCGTCGTCACCCCGATCTACCCGCCGACCGGCGTCGCCGTCGCCGCCCTGCTGATCCTCGGCATCGGCTGCTGGCCCGGCATCACGCTCGGCGCCCTCGGCATCATCCTGAGCCTCGCGCCGCCCGGTCCCGATCTGGTCGGCATCCTCTTCGGCAGCACCGCCGCCCCGGTGTGCGCGGCGATCCTGCTGCACCTGGCCCGCTTCCGCGTGGACCTCAGCCGCTTCCGCGACGGCCTCGCCCTGGTGTTCCTCGGCGCCCTGGGCGCCATGACGATCAGCGCGACCGTCGGCGTCGGCATGCTCGTCCTCACCGGAAAGCTGGCCACGCACGCGTTCTGGCCCGTGTGGCTCGCCTGGTGGGTGGGCGACGCGGTGGGGGTGCTGCTGGTCACCCCGCTGCTGCTGTTGCTGCGCGGGGTGCGGCTGCCCCCGTCCTTCGGACGGTGGAAGGAGGCGACCGCGCTCGCCCTCATCACCTGCGTGCTCGTCCCGGTGGCCGTCTACAGCTCGGTCAGCCTGCTGTTCCTGGTGTATCCGCTGATCATCTGGGCGGCTCTGCGCTTCCAGCTCGCGGGCAGCGTGCTGTGCGCGCTGTTCACGTCCGTGCTCGCCAGTCTCGCGGCCACGGAGGCCCGCGGGGCGTTCCACGGGCTGAGCGCCATCGAGGTCATGGCCAAGCTCCAGGCGTTCAACGGCGCGATGGCGCTCACCGCGCTGCTGATGTCCGCCCTGATCACCGAGCAGCGCAACACCCGGCGCTCGGTGGAGCTGGCCTGCCAGGAACTGGTGGAGGTGCTCGAACACCTGACGGCCGGGGACGTCCCCGTGCCCAGGCCGCCCCCCGGCGCCGACGGCGCGGGCGGCGCCGGCGGCGGCCGGTCACGGCGATGA
- a CDS encoding PP2C family protein-serine/threonine phosphatase: MPRKRSTDDGDELLARLGSLTAQARERAELQRTQVELAIALQRGMLPRDLPSAPGLHLAVRYAPACYGLNVGGDWYDAFPLPDGRIGLSIGDVQGHNIEAAAFMGQVRAGLRALAFATGEPGELLARTNDLLLSLGSELFATCTFVRVDPATGVLESARAGHIPFVWATADGKSGVVDDEGGPPLGVQRGVEYPVARHRLTTGGLCVLLTDGVVEGPLLDVEAGLDQVVRLAGIAAVAGLESQALAAAVIKGAESVGHEDDAAVLVVGLDGPGPRL, translated from the coding sequence ATGCCCCGCAAGCGCTCCACCGACGACGGCGACGAGCTGCTGGCCAGGCTCGGTTCGCTCACCGCCCAGGCGCGCGAGCGCGCGGAACTCCAGCGCACCCAGGTCGAGCTGGCCATCGCCCTCCAGCGGGGGATGCTGCCCCGGGACCTGCCGAGCGCCCCCGGACTGCACCTCGCGGTCCGGTACGCGCCCGCCTGCTACGGCCTCAACGTGGGCGGCGACTGGTACGACGCCTTCCCGCTGCCCGACGGGCGGATCGGGTTGTCCATCGGGGACGTGCAGGGACACAACATCGAGGCCGCCGCCTTCATGGGCCAGGTCCGCGCCGGGCTGCGCGCCCTCGCGTTCGCCACCGGGGAGCCGGGAGAACTGCTCGCCCGGACCAACGACCTGCTCCTCTCCCTCGGCAGCGAACTCTTCGCCACCTGCACCTTCGTGCGGGTCGACCCCGCCACGGGGGTGCTGGAGAGTGCGCGGGCCGGGCACATCCCCTTCGTGTGGGCCACGGCGGACGGCAAGTCCGGCGTCGTCGACGACGAGGGCGGGCCGCCGCTCGGCGTCCAGCGGGGCGTCGAGTACCCGGTGGCCCGGCACCGGCTGACCACCGGTGGGCTGTGCGTGCTGCTCACCGACGGTGTGGTGGAGGGGCCCTTGCTGGACGTCGAGGCCGGCCTCGACCAGGTGGTGCGCCTCGCGGGCATAGCCGCGGTCGCCGGTCTGGAGAGTCAGGCGCTGGCCGCCGCCGTGATCAAGGGCGCCGAAAGCGTGGGACACGAGGACGACGCCGCCGTGCTGGTCGTGGGTCTCGACGGGCCCGGACCGCGGCTGTAG
- a CDS encoding glyceraldehyde-3-phosphate dehydrogenase, which yields MTVNDDSFTNWKNREEIAESMIPLIGKLHRERDVTVLLHSRSLVNKSVVSILKTHRFARQIAGAELSVTETMPFLKALTTLDLGPSQIDLGMLATMYKADERGLSVEEFTAEAVAGATGANKIDRREPRDVVLYGFGRIGRLVARLLIEKAGSGNGLRLRAIVVRGGGAQDIVKRASLLRRDSIHGQFQGTITVDEDSSTIVANGNAIKVIYADDPSSVDYTRYGIRDAILIDNTGKWRDREGLSKHLRPGIDKVVLTAPGKGDVPNIVHGVNHDTIKPDEQILSCASCTTNAIVPPLKAMDDEYGVLRGHVETVHSFTNDQNLLDNYHKAERRGRSAPLNMVITETGAASAVAKALPDLKAKISGSSIRVPVPDVSIAILNLQLARETTREEVHDYLREVSLTSPLKRQIDFTTAPDAVSSDFIGSRHASIVDAGALKVDGDNAILYLWYDNEFGYSCQVVRVVQHVSGVEYPTYPATAV from the coding sequence GTGACTGTCAACGACGACTCGTTCACCAACTGGAAGAACCGCGAGGAGATCGCGGAGTCGATGATCCCGCTCATCGGGAAGCTGCACCGCGAGCGGGACGTCACCGTCCTGCTGCACAGCCGCTCCCTGGTGAACAAGTCGGTGGTCAGCATCCTCAAGACGCACCGCTTCGCCCGGCAGATAGCCGGCGCGGAGCTGTCCGTCACCGAGACCATGCCCTTCCTGAAGGCCCTGACCACCCTGGACCTCGGCCCCTCCCAGATCGATCTGGGCATGCTCGCCACGATGTACAAGGCCGACGAACGCGGCCTGAGCGTCGAGGAGTTCACCGCCGAGGCGGTCGCCGGGGCCACCGGCGCCAACAAGATCGACCGGCGCGAGCCGCGCGATGTCGTGCTCTACGGCTTCGGCCGCATCGGCCGGCTCGTCGCCCGTCTGCTGATCGAGAAGGCCGGCTCCGGCAACGGGCTGCGCCTGCGGGCCATCGTGGTGCGCGGCGGCGGCGCCCAGGACATCGTCAAGCGCGCCTCGCTGCTGCGCCGCGACTCCATCCACGGCCAGTTCCAGGGCACCATCACGGTGGACGAGGACAGCAGCACGATCGTCGCCAACGGCAATGCCATCAAGGTGATCTACGCCGACGACCCGTCGTCCGTGGACTACACGCGGTACGGCATCCGGGACGCCATCCTCATCGACAACACGGGCAAGTGGCGCGACCGCGAGGGCCTGTCCAAGCACCTGCGCCCCGGCATCGACAAGGTCGTGCTGACCGCGCCCGGCAAGGGCGACGTCCCGAACATCGTGCACGGCGTCAACCACGACACGATCAAGCCGGACGAGCAGATCCTGTCCTGCGCCTCCTGCACCACCAACGCGATCGTCCCGCCGCTGAAGGCCATGGACGACGAGTACGGCGTGCTGCGCGGCCACGTGGAGACGGTCCACTCGTTTACCAACGACCAGAACCTGCTGGACAATTACCACAAGGCCGAGCGCCGTGGCCGCTCCGCGCCGCTCAACATGGTGATCACCGAGACCGGTGCCGCCTCCGCCGTGGCGAAGGCGCTGCCCGACCTCAAGGCGAAGATCTCCGGCAGCTCCATCCGCGTCCCGGTGCCGGACGTCTCCATCGCGATCCTCAACCTCCAGCTGGCCCGCGAGACCACCCGCGAGGAGGTCCACGACTACCTGCGCGAGGTGTCGCTGACCTCGCCGCTCAAGCGCCAGATCGACTTCACCACGGCGCCGGACGCGGTCTCCAGCGACTTCATCGGCTCGCGCCACGCCTCGATCGTGGACGCCGGCGCGCTGAAGGTCGACGGCGACAACGCGATCCTCTACCTCTGGTACGACAACGAATTCGGCTACTCGTGCCAGGTGGTCCGGGTCGTGCAGCACGTGTCGGGCGTGGAGTACCCGACGTACCCGGCCACGGCGGTCTGA
- a CDS encoding TetR/AcrR family transcriptional regulator: MVRAGLTTERLVRAGAELADEVGFDQVTVSALARRFDVKTASLYSHLKSSQDLKTRIALLALAELADRAAEALAGRAGKDALVAFADVYRDYALAHPGRYTAARYPLDHETAAASAGVRHAQLMRAILRGYDLAEPDQTHAVRLLGSVFHGYVSLEAAGGFSHSAPDSQESWTRIVEALDSLLRNWPAR, from the coding sequence ATGGTGCGTGCCGGACTGACCACCGAGCGACTGGTCCGCGCGGGCGCGGAGCTGGCCGACGAGGTGGGCTTCGACCAGGTGACGGTGTCGGCGCTGGCCCGCCGGTTCGACGTCAAGACGGCGAGCCTGTACTCGCACCTGAAGAGCTCCCAGGACCTCAAGACGCGGATCGCGCTGCTCGCCCTGGCGGAGCTGGCCGACCGCGCCGCCGAGGCACTCGCCGGACGGGCCGGCAAGGACGCGCTCGTCGCCTTCGCCGACGTCTACCGCGACTACGCCCTCGCCCACCCCGGCCGCTACACGGCGGCCCGGTACCCGCTGGACCACGAGACGGCCGCGGCGAGCGCGGGAGTACGGCACGCCCAGCTGATGCGGGCGATCCTGCGCGGCTACGACCTGGCCGAACCCGACCAGACCCACGCGGTGCGGCTGCTGGGCAGCGTGTTCCACGGCTACGTCAGCCTGGAGGCGGCCGGCGGCTTCAGCCACAGCGCGCCCGACTCGCAGGAGTCCTGGACCCGGATCGTGGAGGCGCTGGACTCCCTGCTGCGCAACTGGCCGGCTCGTTGA